The proteins below come from a single Parazoarcus communis genomic window:
- the dctP gene encoding TRAP transporter substrate-binding protein DctP, which produces MAISQTLKQLFAGAAISLATVGIASAEDWKFAVEEGPGDVQALYAEQFKKLVEQRTDGKVKVTIYTYGQLGNENDLTELTAAGAIQFSNASPGHLGTFVPEVQVLSLPFLLPKADAPKAAVLSNSKALYGSLAKDFAAKGLKLFTVYPEGEMIWTTKKEVRTPADLGDVKFRVMTSPILIEQFKLYGANPVALPWGEVYGGLQMNVIQAQVNPAFFIESAKFHEVTDHLIYVGDVEYTTTVVANADFYESLSPERKKMLAAVRDELQQYILKTEREKNAAAVDKMRKDNPNLKVVTLTDAEREVFRKRAEPLAEKLVGMVGGRTGAILKELKADIDAAVKTMAAN; this is translated from the coding sequence ATGGCCATCAGTCAGACCCTCAAGCAATTGTTTGCCGGTGCGGCGATCAGTCTTGCAACAGTCGGCATTGCAAGTGCCGAAGATTGGAAGTTCGCGGTCGAGGAAGGACCAGGCGATGTTCAGGCGCTGTACGCCGAGCAGTTCAAGAAACTGGTCGAGCAGCGCACCGATGGCAAGGTGAAAGTGACGATTTACACCTATGGCCAGCTCGGAAACGAGAATGACCTTACCGAGCTCACGGCGGCTGGCGCGATTCAGTTCTCGAACGCGTCGCCCGGCCATCTTGGGACCTTCGTGCCCGAGGTTCAGGTGCTGAGCCTGCCTTTCCTCCTGCCCAAGGCGGATGCGCCGAAGGCTGCCGTGCTGTCAAACAGCAAGGCACTTTATGGCTCGCTGGCAAAGGACTTCGCGGCCAAGGGACTCAAGCTCTTTACGGTCTATCCGGAAGGCGAGATGATCTGGACGACCAAGAAGGAAGTGCGGACGCCTGCCGACCTGGGTGACGTGAAGTTTCGCGTGATGACCTCACCGATCCTCATCGAGCAGTTCAAGCTGTACGGTGCGAACCCGGTCGCATTGCCATGGGGCGAGGTCTACGGTGGTCTGCAGATGAATGTCATTCAGGCCCAGGTCAACCCGGCCTTCTTCATCGAAAGCGCCAAGTTTCACGAAGTCACCGACCATCTGATCTACGTTGGTGACGTCGAGTACACGACCACCGTGGTTGCCAACGCCGACTTCTACGAATCGCTCTCGCCCGAGCGCAAGAAGATGCTCGCAGCGGTACGGGACGAGTTGCAGCAGTACATTCTGAAGACGGAGCGGGAGAAGAATGCTGCAGCGGTCGACAAGATGCGCAAGGACAATCCCAATTTGAAGGTTGTCACGCTCACCGATGCCGAGCGCGAAGTGTTCCGCAAGCGCGCCGAACCGTTGGCCGAGAAGCTGGTCGGCATGGTCGGCGGTCGTACCGGTGCCATTCTGAAGGAGCTCAAGGCGGACATCGATGCAGCGGTAAAGACGATGGCTGCCAACTGA
- a CDS encoding L,D-transpeptidase family protein encodes MKNRINSPIRAVLLFPLFIASLLTGVAAANDNAVSAELRAQLQPVIEGRAHDTKVRTELARAYAARDFAPLWQAPARRQQLLAEIEALADDGLNPDHYLAELLRKPLAASGTAMQRAQDDIRISEACTAALNHLQRGVLDPARAGHYWRPSSLPAPDLPSPAAQLGKPGDADLAALFNRFRPKTELYTALRKAMAEARQEQSGAGLPQVSPGPTLKSGMSSARVIELRARLIASAYLDAQDSFSPQMDDTLVDAVRAFQRDQGLEADGAVGPITLGALNRSLAERQAMLRINLERSRWLAARQQGDYVLVDIAGYRLSYFRDGVPLWSARTQVGTAARETPELFSRITHFTINPTWTVPPTILRKDIIPKASTDPEYLASRNIRVLDRDGDEVDPATVDWSNTSGLTLRQDAGDGAALGKVAIRFSNPYAIYLHDTPNQRQFKRSTRAFSSGCVRVEDALDLVRLLIEGNGGDAHVARFESVLASGKTGNLSLAGSVPIIIAYLTAAPDAEGRITYRPDIYSRDAELMAALDTASK; translated from the coding sequence ATGAAAAATCGTATCAACTCCCCAATCCGGGCAGTCCTGTTATTCCCGCTGTTTATTGCCTCCCTGCTCACCGGCGTCGCAGCGGCGAACGACAACGCGGTCAGCGCCGAACTGCGCGCGCAGCTGCAGCCCGTGATCGAGGGCCGCGCCCATGACACCAAGGTGCGCACAGAACTTGCCCGCGCGTATGCCGCACGAGATTTCGCACCGCTGTGGCAAGCACCTGCACGGCGCCAGCAGTTGCTCGCCGAGATCGAGGCCCTCGCGGATGACGGCCTGAACCCTGATCACTACCTGGCTGAGCTCCTGCGCAAACCGCTTGCGGCGTCCGGCACAGCCATGCAGCGCGCGCAGGACGACATCCGGATCAGCGAAGCGTGTACCGCAGCCCTGAATCATCTGCAGCGCGGCGTGCTCGACCCGGCCCGCGCGGGCCACTACTGGCGGCCATCCTCGCTGCCTGCACCAGATCTGCCCTCCCCCGCGGCCCAGCTCGGCAAGCCCGGTGACGCCGACCTTGCGGCCCTGTTCAACCGGTTTCGCCCAAAAACGGAGCTCTACACCGCGCTGCGCAAGGCCATGGCTGAAGCCCGTCAGGAGCAGTCCGGGGCTGGCCTGCCTCAGGTGTCACCCGGCCCGACGCTCAAGTCCGGCATGAGCAGCGCCCGCGTCATCGAACTGCGGGCAAGACTCATTGCCAGTGCCTATCTCGACGCACAGGACAGCTTCAGCCCGCAGATGGACGACACGCTGGTCGACGCCGTGCGCGCATTTCAGCGCGACCAGGGTCTGGAGGCGGATGGTGCCGTCGGCCCGATCACGCTCGGGGCCCTGAACCGCAGCCTCGCGGAACGTCAGGCCATGCTGCGCATCAATCTCGAGCGTTCGCGCTGGCTTGCTGCGCGCCAGCAGGGCGACTACGTACTGGTGGATATTGCGGGCTATCGCCTCTCCTACTTCCGCGACGGCGTCCCCCTGTGGTCGGCCAGAACACAGGTCGGCACAGCGGCGCGGGAAACACCGGAACTGTTCTCGCGCATCACCCACTTCACCATCAATCCGACCTGGACCGTGCCGCCGACCATCCTCAGGAAGGACATCATCCCCAAAGCCAGCACCGACCCGGAGTACCTGGCCAGCCGCAATATCCGCGTTCTCGACCGGGACGGCGACGAGGTTGACCCCGCCACCGTCGACTGGAGCAACACGTCCGGCCTGACCCTGCGCCAGGACGCCGGCGATGGCGCAGCCCTGGGCAAGGTCGCGATCCGCTTCTCCAACCCCTACGCGATCTACCTGCACGACACACCCAACCAGCGCCAGTTCAAGCGCAGCACGCGCGCATTCAGCTCTGGCTGCGTGCGGGTTGAGGACGCACTCGACCTGGTCAGGCTGCTGATCGAGGGCAACGGCGGCGACGCCCATGTGGCGCGTTTCGAGTCGGTGCTGGCCAGCGGCAAGACCGGCAATCTGAGCCTCGCGGGCTCCGTCCCGATCATCATCGCCTACCTCACCGCCGCCCCGGACGCCGAAGGTCGCATCACCTACCGCCCCGACATCTACAGCCGCGATGCCGAGCTGATGGCCGCCCTCGATACCGCGTCGAAGTAA
- a CDS encoding murein L,D-transpeptidase catalytic domain family protein, translated as MNVSLRKAALVLGLPLFVLSSNASAGSSDALLEAQLSAAAPNLAPQVLKLALSAMQCATASGVESSSRLAVIDYSLSANVPRMWVFDLDKRQVLHEELVAHGRNSGDELATSFSNRVGSNQSSIGLFRTGETYDGRNGYSLRMQGLEPGVNDNAYERAIVIHGASYVDPNFIAENGRLGRSQGCPAVADGVARRVIDHLKEGQFVFSYYPDRKWLASSRYLRCNESAVAAARATMQDLGS; from the coding sequence ATGAACGTTTCGCTTCGAAAGGCAGCCCTCGTGCTGGGCCTGCCTCTGTTTGTGCTGTCTTCAAATGCATCGGCGGGCTCGTCCGATGCACTGCTCGAGGCGCAGCTTTCCGCTGCTGCGCCAAATCTTGCACCCCAGGTGCTCAAACTTGCCTTGTCCGCCATGCAGTGCGCGACGGCGTCAGGGGTCGAATCGTCGAGTCGTCTGGCGGTAATCGACTACTCCCTGTCTGCCAACGTGCCGCGCATGTGGGTGTTCGATCTCGACAAGCGGCAGGTGCTGCACGAGGAACTGGTCGCACACGGTCGCAACTCCGGTGATGAACTCGCCACCAGCTTCTCCAATCGCGTCGGCAGCAACCAGAGCAGTATCGGCCTGTTTCGCACCGGCGAAACCTACGACGGTCGCAACGGCTACTCCCTGCGCATGCAGGGACTCGAACCCGGTGTAAACGACAACGCTTACGAGCGTGCGATCGTGATCCACGGGGCCTCGTATGTCGATCCGAACTTCATCGCGGAAAACGGCCGCCTCGGCCGCAGTCAGGGCTGTCCTGCCGTGGCGGACGGCGTTGCCCGCAGGGTGATAGACCATCTGAAGGAAGGGCAGTTCGTTTTCTCCTACTACCCTGACCGCAAGTGGCTGGCCTCGTCGCGCTACCTGCGTTGCAACGAGTCCGCCGTGGCGGCCGCCCGTGCGACGATGCAGGATCTGGGTAGCTGA
- the aceB gene encoding malate synthase A: MSLNLPQGMQINAPIETRFDEILTPEALAFVAKLHRAFEPRRRELLQARIDRQARIDAGEMPDFLPETQHIRNGDWQVAPLPKALECRRVEITGPVERKMIINAFNSGADSYMTDFEDSNSPNWSNQIQGQVNLYDAVRRKISYTNEAGKEYRLNDKIATMQVRPRGWHLDEKHVLVDGERVSGGLFDFALFFFHNAREQLSRGFGPFFYLPKLESHLEARLWNDIFCMAQDEIGLPRGTIKATVLLETILATFEMEEILYELREHSAGLNAGRWDYIFSCIKKFKKNTDFCLANRATINMEVPFMRSYALALVQACHKRGAPAIGGMSALIPIKSDPEANEKAMAGIRHDKNRDANDGYDGGWVAHPGLVPIAMEAFTTVLGDRPNQWDKQVGGNYGPSDWLDFQPEQPITEAGVRNNINVGIHYLGSWLAGNGCVPIHNLMEDAATAEIARSQIWQWVVSPKGRMDDGREVTADLIRSMIPEELAKVKATVSAQGEQTATYDQAAGIFEKMSLTPDFPEFLTLPLYEAMD, from the coding sequence ATGAGCCTCAACCTGCCCCAGGGCATGCAGATCAACGCCCCCATCGAAACCCGTTTCGACGAGATCCTCACCCCCGAAGCCCTCGCCTTCGTAGCCAAGCTGCATCGCGCCTTCGAGCCCCGCCGCCGCGAACTGCTGCAGGCGCGCATCGACCGCCAGGCACGCATCGATGCCGGCGAGATGCCCGATTTCCTGCCCGAAACGCAGCACATCCGCAATGGCGACTGGCAGGTTGCCCCGCTGCCCAAGGCGCTGGAATGCCGCCGGGTGGAGATCACCGGCCCGGTCGAGCGCAAGATGATCATCAACGCCTTCAACTCGGGCGCTGACTCCTACATGACCGACTTCGAAGACTCGAACAGCCCCAACTGGTCCAACCAGATCCAGGGCCAGGTCAACCTGTATGACGCCGTGCGCCGCAAGATCAGCTACACCAACGAGGCCGGCAAGGAGTACCGCCTCAACGACAAGATCGCCACCATGCAGGTGCGCCCGCGCGGCTGGCATCTGGACGAAAAGCATGTGCTGGTCGATGGCGAGCGCGTGTCCGGCGGCCTGTTCGACTTCGCCCTGTTCTTCTTCCACAACGCCCGCGAGCAACTGTCGCGCGGCTTCGGCCCCTTCTTCTATCTGCCCAAGCTCGAGAGCCACCTCGAAGCCCGCCTGTGGAACGACATCTTCTGCATGGCGCAGGACGAGATCGGCCTGCCGCGCGGCACGATCAAGGCCACCGTGCTGCTCGAAACCATTCTCGCCACCTTCGAGATGGAAGAGATCCTGTACGAACTGCGCGAACACTCCGCCGGCCTCAACGCCGGGCGCTGGGACTACATCTTCTCGTGCATCAAGAAGTTCAAGAAGAACACCGACTTCTGCCTTGCCAACCGCGCCACGATCAACATGGAAGTGCCCTTCATGCGCAGCTATGCGCTCGCCCTGGTGCAGGCCTGCCACAAGCGCGGCGCCCCGGCCATTGGCGGCATGAGCGCGCTGATCCCGATCAAGAGCGATCCGGAAGCCAACGAGAAGGCCATGGCCGGCATCCGTCACGACAAGAATCGCGACGCCAACGACGGCTATGACGGCGGCTGGGTGGCACACCCGGGTCTGGTGCCGATTGCGATGGAAGCCTTCACCACGGTGCTGGGCGATCGCCCCAACCAGTGGGACAAGCAGGTCGGCGGCAACTACGGCCCCAGCGACTGGCTCGACTTCCAGCCCGAGCAGCCCATCACCGAGGCGGGCGTGCGCAACAACATCAACGTTGGCATTCACTACCTCGGCAGCTGGCTGGCCGGTAACGGCTGCGTGCCCATCCACAACCTGATGGAAGACGCGGCCACCGCCGAGATCGCACGCTCGCAGATCTGGCAGTGGGTGGTGTCGCCCAAGGGACGCATGGACGATGGCCGTGAAGTGACGGCCGACCTGATCCGCAGCATGATTCCGGAAGAGCTGGCCAAGGTGAAAGCCACGGTGTCGGCGCAGGGCGAACAGACCGCCACCTACGACCAGGCCGCCGGCATCTTCGAGAAGATGAGCCTCACGCCCGACTTCCCGGAGTTCCTGACCCTGCCGCTGTATGAGGCAATGGACTGA
- a CDS encoding sulfite exporter TauE/SafE family protein, producing the protein MELTDIAIIAIAALVAGAVNSVAGGGTFFSFPALLAVGVPPVVANASNSVSLWPASLAGAWAYRRELARFSRSLPMLTVVAFAGGIAGGLLLLATSNAAFARLIPWLLLIATLLFAFSRQISGALKGFRPLPTAGNTHRIGRGGFVFQLAVSVYGGFFGAGMGILMIAALAIQGFEDMHEINALKNWLSAVIYSVAVATFTIAGAVSWPHTAVMLITGTLGGYLGARVARQLPAALIRGFVILIGAVLTIYYFGKTA; encoded by the coding sequence ATGGAACTCACCGACATCGCAATCATCGCCATCGCCGCACTCGTTGCCGGTGCGGTGAATTCCGTTGCCGGTGGCGGCACCTTCTTCTCCTTCCCGGCCCTGCTCGCCGTCGGCGTGCCACCGGTTGTTGCCAACGCAAGCAACTCCGTGTCGCTGTGGCCAGCCAGTCTTGCGGGCGCATGGGCGTATCGGCGCGAGCTGGCGCGCTTCTCGCGCAGCCTGCCGATGCTGACCGTGGTGGCGTTCGCCGGTGGCATCGCGGGTGGCCTGCTCCTGCTCGCAACGTCGAACGCGGCCTTCGCGCGGCTGATTCCGTGGCTGCTGCTGATCGCCACCCTGCTGTTCGCCTTCAGCCGCCAGATTTCCGGCGCACTGAAAGGGTTTCGCCCGCTGCCGACAGCGGGCAACACACACCGCATCGGCCGTGGCGGCTTTGTGTTCCAGCTGGCCGTGTCGGTCTATGGCGGGTTCTTCGGCGCGGGGATGGGCATCCTGATGATCGCGGCGCTTGCGATCCAGGGCTTTGAAGACATGCATGAGATCAACGCGCTGAAGAACTGGCTGTCCGCGGTGATCTACAGCGTGGCTGTCGCGACATTCACCATCGCCGGCGCCGTGTCCTGGCCGCACACCGCGGTGATGCTGATCACAGGCACGCTGGGCGGATACCTCGGCGCCCGCGTGGCGCGGCAACTGCCTGCCGCCCTGATCCGCGGATTCGTCATCCTGATCGGCGCCGTGCTGACCATTTACTACTTCGGCAAAACCGCCTGA
- a CDS encoding LysR family transcriptional regulator — protein sequence MDQLKQIESFVSVSSRGSLSAAARAEGVTPAVIGRRLDALEQRLGVKLLVRTTRSITLTFEGSAFLEDCQRILNDLSNAEASVSLGGVKPSGHLRISAPAGFGRRHVAPLVRNYLHDNPDVSCTLDLTDRLVDLVNEGIDCAIRIGELADSSLVSVRLAENRRVVVASPDYLTRYGVPASPADLDDHVCLSLGQQRGWLFSDGSGNTTMMKVDGRLDCNDGAVLHEWALAGEGLAWRSLWEVAADLRAGRLVSVLDDFAAPANGVYAVFPHRRNLALRVRAFIDYLKACYGSAGYWLGAGTGDAATGTALPDGARPDAGW from the coding sequence ATGGACCAGCTCAAGCAGATTGAAAGCTTCGTAAGTGTCTCGAGTCGAGGCAGCCTTTCCGCTGCTGCACGCGCCGAAGGTGTGACCCCCGCGGTGATCGGACGCCGGCTCGATGCGCTGGAGCAGCGCCTCGGCGTCAAGCTGCTGGTGCGCACGACGCGCAGCATCACGCTCACCTTCGAGGGCAGTGCCTTTCTCGAAGACTGTCAGCGCATCCTTAACGACCTCTCCAACGCCGAAGCCTCGGTCAGTCTGGGTGGGGTGAAACCGAGCGGACATCTGCGCATCTCGGCGCCAGCGGGTTTCGGACGTCGGCATGTGGCACCGCTGGTGCGCAACTATCTGCACGACAATCCGGACGTGAGCTGCACGCTGGACCTGACCGACCGCCTGGTCGACCTCGTCAATGAAGGCATCGACTGTGCGATCCGCATCGGTGAGCTGGCCGATTCCAGTCTGGTGTCGGTGCGTCTGGCCGAGAACCGCCGGGTGGTGGTTGCCAGCCCGGACTATCTGACGCGGTACGGTGTACCGGCTTCACCGGCCGATCTGGACGATCACGTCTGCCTGTCGCTCGGGCAGCAGCGCGGGTGGCTGTTCTCTGACGGTAGCGGGAATACGACGATGATGAAGGTCGACGGTCGTCTGGATTGCAACGATGGCGCCGTGCTTCACGAGTGGGCGCTGGCGGGCGAGGGCCTTGCGTGGCGTTCCCTGTGGGAGGTGGCGGCAGATCTGCGTGCTGGCAGGCTGGTGTCGGTGCTGGACGACTTTGCCGCGCCTGCCAATGGGGTGTACGCCGTGTTTCCGCACCGTCGTAATCTGGCCCTGCGGGTGCGGGCTTTTATCGATTATCTGAAGGCGTGCTACGGCAGCGCCGGCTACTGGCTGGGCGCAGGCACGGGTGACGCCGCGACCGGCACGGCATTGCCTGATGGCGCCCGGCCAGACGCTGGCTGGTAG
- a CDS encoding GlcG/HbpS family heme-binding protein, translating to MKTIQQLTLADVKRIAAAAEAEAVAKGWAVTIAICDAGGHPLWLQRMDGAPLMSTTIAPDKARTCVLTGKPSKVYEDMVNNGRYAALRLPVVPLEGGEPIIVDGTVIGAVGVSGVKAGEDAIVARAGVAAL from the coding sequence ATGAAGACAATTCAACAACTCACACTTGCAGACGTAAAGCGCATTGCCGCTGCGGCCGAGGCCGAGGCTGTCGCAAAAGGCTGGGCCGTGACCATTGCGATCTGCGATGCCGGCGGGCACCCCCTGTGGCTGCAACGCATGGACGGCGCCCCGCTGATGAGCACGACGATCGCACCGGACAAGGCCCGCACCTGCGTGCTTACCGGCAAGCCCAGCAAGGTGTACGAGGACATGGTGAATAACGGGCGCTACGCTGCACTGCGACTGCCGGTCGTGCCGCTCGAAGGCGGCGAGCCGATCATTGTCGATGGCACGGTGATCGGCGCTGTCGGCGTGTCCGGCGTGAAGGCAGGCGAAGATGCGATTGTCGCGCGCGCGGGTGTCGCAGCGCTCTGA